One window from the genome of Diabrotica virgifera virgifera chromosome 6, PGI_DIABVI_V3a encodes:
- the LOC126885826 gene encoding zinc finger protein 235-like, whose amino-acid sequence MKVKTGQRPYKCEICFKPFSSSSALKQHMRLHTGERSYKCEVCFKNFSKRSNLKQHMRLHTGEKPYKCEMCFKQFNQKGILKVHIMRVHTGEKVYQCEIYLKKFSEAGTLKVHLRVHTGEKPYKCDICFKQFSKATSLKIHFRVHTGEKPYKCEMCFKQFNQKGNLKVHIVHLLTNKRISILLILGKH is encoded by the coding sequence atgaaAGTTAAGACTGGACAAagaccatacaagtgtgaaatttgttttaagccgtTTTCTTCGTCCAGTGCTTTGAAACAACATatgagattgcacactggagaaagaTCATACAAGTGTGAAGTTTGTTTTAAGAATTTTAGCAAAAGGAGTAATTTAAAACAGCATatgagattgcacactggagaaaaaccttataagtgtgaaatgtgttttaagcaatttaatcaAAAAGGTATTTTAAAGGTGCATAttatgagagtgcacactggagaaaaagtttaccagtgtgaaatttatttgaaaaagttTAGCGAAGCGGGTACTttaaaagtacatttgagagtgcacactggggaaaaaccatacaagtgtgatatttgttttaagcagtttagtaaAGCTACTAGCTTAAAAATCCATTTtagagtgcatactggagaaaaaccttataagtgtgaaatgtgttttaagcaatttaatcaAAAAGGTAATTTAAAGGTGCATATCGTCCACTTACTAACAAACAAACGTATCTCGATTTTATTGATTTTGGGAAAACACTGA